One Pseudomonas sp. MH9.2 DNA segment encodes these proteins:
- a CDS encoding HAMP domain-containing sensor histidine kinase — protein MEFKQSLAQRIIIAFALMSALVAGSFALGIVATVHVVEEKLISAGLGSDLNRLLLMDSISDWSHRPEPGELFYFSDGRGEFDLPKDLRHLEPGFHEVFRDDLSYHVMVVVVDGRRYALLKDQSDFEERERVLFAVVLVGFVLALGLAVFLGWILARKVMAPVVRLARQVRHRDQLLGLAPLLAPDYAADEVGELAVAFDTTLGRLRQALTRERLFTSDVSHELRTPLMVLASSCELLLENPALDQRARAQVQRIARACEEMRDLVQTFLMLARTQREDSDMAPKLSLAAAADQLITLWREPIEAKGLTLLFEPGQSSDTGYNATFLHAVMGNLLRNALHYTDSGFIRLTLEAEGFVVEDSGVGIPEEKREAMFQPFVRGNEQRGEGLGLGLSLVQRICENQGWSVSLSNVEPNGCRFRVDLKVAPR, from the coding sequence ATGGAGTTTAAACAAAGCCTTGCCCAGCGGATCATCATCGCGTTCGCGTTGATGAGTGCGTTGGTTGCAGGATCGTTCGCCCTAGGCATCGTGGCAACCGTCCATGTGGTCGAAGAAAAGCTGATCTCCGCAGGTCTTGGGAGCGACCTCAACCGCTTGTTGTTGATGGACAGCATTAGCGACTGGAGCCATCGCCCGGAGCCAGGTGAGCTGTTCTATTTCAGCGACGGCCGTGGTGAGTTCGATTTGCCTAAAGATTTGCGGCATCTGGAGCCAGGGTTTCATGAAGTCTTTCGTGATGACCTTTCCTATCACGTCATGGTGGTCGTCGTCGACGGACGTCGATACGCGTTGTTGAAGGATCAAAGCGATTTTGAAGAGCGTGAACGGGTGCTGTTCGCGGTGGTGCTGGTCGGGTTCGTCCTTGCGCTGGGGCTGGCAGTGTTCCTCGGCTGGATATTGGCGCGAAAAGTAATGGCGCCGGTGGTAAGGCTGGCCAGACAGGTCAGGCATCGCGATCAACTGTTGGGGCTTGCGCCGCTCTTGGCGCCAGACTATGCCGCCGATGAAGTGGGTGAGCTGGCCGTGGCCTTTGATACCACGCTCGGGCGTTTGCGTCAGGCCCTGACGCGAGAGCGCTTGTTCACCAGTGATGTCAGTCATGAGCTGCGCACGCCGCTGATGGTACTTGCCAGCTCCTGTGAGTTGCTGCTTGAAAATCCGGCCCTCGATCAGCGCGCACGCGCTCAGGTGCAGCGTATTGCTCGTGCCTGTGAAGAGATGCGTGATCTGGTGCAAACCTTTCTCATGCTGGCGCGGACCCAGCGTGAGGATTCGGACATGGCGCCGAAGCTATCCCTCGCTGCGGCAGCTGATCAGTTGATAACGTTGTGGCGAGAACCCATTGAGGCCAAAGGTTTGACACTGTTGTTTGAGCCTGGTCAGTCTTCGGACACAGGCTACAACGCCACGTTCCTTCATGCGGTGATGGGCAACTTGCTGCGCAACGCATTGCATTACACCGACAGCGGGTTTATCCGGCTTACGCTAGAAGCAGAAGGCTTTGTGGTCGAGGACAGCGGTGTCGGGATTCCCGAGGAAAAACGTGAAGCCATGTTCCAGCCGTTCGTGCGCGGCAACGAGCAGCGAGGTGAAGGGTTGGGCTTGGGGCTTTCACTGGTCCAGCGGATCTGTGAAAACCAGGGCTGGAGCGTGAGTCTGAGCAACGTAGAGCCAAATGGCTGTCGTTTTAGAGTTGACTTGAAGGTGGCGCCACGCTGA
- the colR gene encoding two-component system response regulator ColR codes for MRILLVEDNRDILANLADYLGLKGYTVDCAQDGLSGLHLAATEHYDLIVLDIMLPGIDGYTLCKRLREDARRDTPVIMLTARDQLDDRLQGFRSGADDYLLKPFALSELAARIEAVLRRAQGGGRRTLQVADLIYDLDTLEVTREGRLLKLNPVGLKLLAVLMQKSPHVLRREILEEALWGDDCPDSDSLRSHVHQLRQVIDKPFAKPLLQTVHGVGYRLAEGRDGV; via the coding sequence ATGCGAATTCTGCTGGTTGAAGACAACCGCGACATCCTGGCAAACCTGGCGGATTACCTGGGTTTGAAGGGCTATACGGTCGACTGCGCGCAGGATGGGCTTTCCGGTTTGCATCTGGCGGCCACCGAGCACTATGACCTGATCGTGCTCGATATCATGCTGCCCGGTATAGACGGCTATACCCTGTGCAAGCGGCTGCGCGAGGATGCCCGGCGCGATACCCCTGTAATTATGCTCACCGCACGCGATCAACTGGACGACCGGCTGCAAGGCTTCCGTTCCGGCGCTGACGATTACCTGCTCAAACCCTTCGCCTTGTCCGAACTCGCTGCACGAATCGAAGCGGTATTGCGCCGTGCTCAGGGGGGAGGCAGGCGCACCCTGCAGGTCGCTGACCTGATTTACGACCTCGATACCTTAGAGGTGACTCGGGAAGGGCGCCTGCTCAAACTCAACCCTGTCGGCCTCAAGCTCTTGGCGGTATTGATGCAGAAAAGCCCGCATGTGCTGCGTCGGGAGATTCTTGAAGAGGCCCTGTGGGGCGACGATTGTCCAGACAGCGACAGCCTGCGTAGCCATGTGCACCAGTTGCGTCAGGTGATCGACAAACCGTTTGCCAAGCCGTTGCTGCAGACGGTACATGGCGTTGGGTACCGCTTGGCCGAGGGCCGTGATGGAGTTTAA
- a CDS encoding phosphatase PAP2 family protein → MPSPFARPYSRPLNLWVCLGVPAVTAVILILLELTSLDMDIARHLYDPVAGDFIGRHSNFLEDVLHNRAKQAVIAFSLISLAAFAGAFFVQRLKPWRRELGCLVLSMALSTAFVTPVKVVTSVQCPWSLTEFGGQETYSELLSPRPATDKPGRCWPGGHAATGFTLFALFFALRDRRPRLARAALVFAFSLGTIFSIGRMLQGAHFFSHNVWTAVFCWLICLGSYYAVLYRAEPKIVPASKPLVAKAG, encoded by the coding sequence ATGCCTTCACCTTTTGCCCGCCCCTACTCTCGCCCACTCAATCTTTGGGTGTGCCTGGGTGTCCCCGCCGTTACAGCGGTCATTCTGATCTTGCTGGAACTGACCTCTCTGGACATGGATATCGCCAGGCACCTCTATGACCCGGTAGCGGGAGACTTTATCGGTCGACACAGCAATTTCCTTGAAGACGTCCTCCACAACCGCGCAAAACAGGCAGTGATTGCGTTCAGTCTTATTTCCCTGGCTGCCTTTGCCGGCGCTTTTTTTGTGCAGCGCCTGAAACCGTGGCGCCGCGAACTGGGTTGCCTGGTACTGTCCATGGCGCTGTCCACCGCCTTCGTGACACCCGTCAAAGTCGTCACCTCGGTGCAATGCCCATGGAGCCTGACTGAGTTCGGCGGCCAAGAAACCTACAGCGAGTTGCTAAGCCCTCGTCCTGCGACCGACAAACCTGGGCGCTGCTGGCCCGGCGGTCATGCTGCGACCGGCTTTACCCTGTTCGCACTGTTCTTCGCCTTGCGTGATCGCCGTCCTCGCCTGGCACGAGCCGCATTGGTATTTGCCTTCAGCCTGGGCACGATTTTCTCGATTGGTCGAATGCTGCAAGGTGCGCACTTCTTCTCTCACAACGTCTGGACAGCGGTGTTCTGCTGGCTGATTTGCCTGGGGTCGTATTACGCCGTGTTATACCGCGCTGAACCGAAGATAGTCCCGGCGAGTAAACCTCTGGTCGCCAAGGCTGGTTGA
- the groL gene encoding chaperonin GroEL (60 kDa chaperone family; promotes refolding of misfolded polypeptides especially under stressful conditions; forms two stacked rings of heptamers to form a barrel-shaped 14mer; ends can be capped by GroES; misfolded proteins enter the barrel where they are refolded when GroES binds), with protein sequence MAAKEVKFGDSARKKMLTGVNVLADAVKATLGPKGRNVIIEKSFGAPLITKDGVSVAKEIELKDRFENMGAQLVKDVASRANDDAGDGTTTATVLAQSIVNEGLKAVAAGMNPMDLKRGIDKATIAIVAQLKLLSKPCTDTKAIAQVGTISANSDSSIGDIIAEAMEKVTKDGVITVEEGTGLENELSVVEGMQFDRGYLSPYFINKPDTMVAELDGPLILLVDKKISNIREMLPVLEAVAKAGRPLLIVAEDVEGEALATLVVNNMRGIVKVAAVKAPGFGDRRKAMLQDIAVLTGGTVISEEIGLSLETTTLEHLGNAKRVVLNKENTTIIDGAGVRADIDSRIAQIRTQVADTTSDYDKEKLQERLAKLSGGVAVIKVGAGSEVEMKEKKARVEDALHATRAAVEEGVVPGGGVALVRSLQAIAGLKGDNADQDVGIALLRRAVEAPLRQIVSNSGDEPSVVVDKVKQGSGNFGYNAATGEYGDMIEMGILDPAKVTRSALQAASSIASLMITTEAMIAEVVDDKAAGGGMPDMGGMGGMGGMM encoded by the coding sequence ATGGCTGCAAAAGAAGTTAAATTCGGCGACTCCGCCCGTAAAAAAATGCTCACCGGTGTCAACGTCCTGGCTGACGCAGTTAAAGCGACCCTCGGGCCTAAAGGCCGTAACGTCATTATCGAAAAAAGCTTTGGCGCTCCGCTGATCACCAAAGACGGCGTCTCCGTTGCAAAAGAAATCGAACTGAAAGACCGTTTCGAAAACATGGGCGCGCAGCTGGTTAAAGACGTTGCTTCCCGTGCAAACGATGACGCAGGCGACGGCACCACCACCGCTACCGTTCTGGCTCAATCGATCGTCAACGAAGGCCTGAAAGCCGTCGCTGCCGGCATGAACCCAATGGACCTGAAGCGCGGCATCGACAAAGCGACCATCGCTATCGTTGCTCAGCTCAAGCTGCTGTCCAAGCCTTGCACCGACACCAAGGCCATTGCTCAGGTGGGTACCATCTCCGCCAACTCCGATAGCTCCATCGGCGACATCATTGCCGAAGCTATGGAAAAAGTGACCAAAGACGGCGTTATCACCGTTGAAGAAGGCACTGGCTTGGAAAACGAATTGTCTGTTGTTGAAGGCATGCAGTTCGACCGTGGCTACCTGTCCCCGTACTTCATCAACAAGCCAGATACCATGGTTGCCGAGCTGGACGGTCCGCTGATCCTGCTGGTCGACAAAAAAATCTCCAACATCCGCGAAATGCTGCCAGTTCTGGAAGCAGTGGCCAAAGCTGGCCGTCCGCTGTTGATCGTTGCTGAAGACGTTGAAGGCGAAGCCTTGGCGACTCTGGTTGTGAACAACATGCGCGGTATCGTGAAAGTTGCAGCCGTCAAAGCTCCTGGCTTTGGTGATCGTCGCAAGGCCATGCTGCAGGACATCGCTGTTCTGACTGGCGGTACCGTTATCTCCGAAGAGATCGGCCTGAGCCTGGAAACCACTACCCTGGAACACCTGGGTAATGCCAAGCGCGTTGTGCTGAACAAAGAAAACACCACCATCATCGACGGTGCTGGCGTTCGTGCCGATATCGACTCGCGTATCGCTCAGATCCGTACGCAAGTAGCAGACACCACGTCTGACTACGACAAAGAAAAACTGCAAGAGCGTCTGGCCAAGTTGTCCGGCGGCGTTGCAGTAATCAAAGTCGGCGCCGGTTCCGAAGTTGAAATGAAAGAGAAGAAAGCCCGCGTTGAAGACGCCCTGCACGCAACACGTGCAGCCGTTGAAGAAGGCGTGGTACCTGGCGGTGGCGTGGCACTGGTTCGCTCCCTGCAAGCAATCGCTGGCCTGAAAGGCGACAACGCTGATCAGGACGTCGGTATCGCTCTGCTGCGTCGCGCTGTAGAAGCTCCACTGCGTCAGATCGTTTCCAACTCCGGCGACGAGCCAAGCGTAGTTGTCGACAAGGTCAAGCAGGGTTCGGGTAACTTCGGTTACAACGCTGCTACTGGCGAATACGGCGACATGATCGAAATGGGCATCCTTGACCCAGCTAAAGTGACTCGCTCTGCTCTGCAAGCGGCGTCCTCCATCGCCAGCCTGATGATCACTACCGAAGCGATGATCGCTGAAGTGGTTGACGACAAGGCTGCTGGCGGCGGCATGCCGGACATGGGCGGCATGGGTGGTATGGGCGGCATGATGTAA
- a CDS encoding co-chaperone GroES, with product MKLRPLHDRVVIRRSEEESKTAGGIVLPGSAAEKPNRGEILAVGTGRVLDNGEVRALAVKVGDKVVFGPYSGSNTVKIDGEDLLVMSENEILAVVEA from the coding sequence ATGAAGCTTCGTCCTCTGCATGACCGCGTCGTAATCCGTCGCAGCGAAGAAGAATCGAAAACTGCTGGCGGTATCGTTCTGCCGGGTTCGGCTGCTGAAAAGCCAAACCGTGGCGAGATCCTTGCTGTTGGTACCGGCCGCGTGCTGGACAACGGTGAAGTGCGTGCGCTGGCCGTAAAAGTAGGCGACAAAGTGGTGTTTGGCCCTTACTCCGGCAGCAACACTGTGAAAATAGACGGCGAAGACCTGCTGGTGATGAGCGAGAACGAAATTCTCGCAGTCGTCGAAGCCTGA
- a CDS encoding FxsA family protein, which yields MRVFLLLFLLFPVLELFVLVKVGMAIGFLPTFLLVVASSMLGVFVIRIAGFATALRARESLARGELPAQQMLEGLMVAVGGGLLLLPGFISDVLGLICLLPFTRKVLVNTLRKRAEEQAIRQRAFADDVRAAGGPERPGAAHPGNRQPNVIEGEFEHRDR from the coding sequence ATGCGCGTTTTTCTGTTGCTCTTTCTACTGTTTCCAGTGCTGGAACTGTTTGTTCTGGTCAAGGTGGGTATGGCCATTGGCTTTTTGCCGACCTTCTTGCTGGTGGTCGCCAGCTCCATGCTCGGCGTATTCGTGATCCGGATCGCAGGCTTTGCCACGGCGCTGCGTGCCCGCGAGAGCCTGGCCCGCGGCGAGCTGCCAGCCCAGCAGATGCTGGAAGGTCTGATGGTCGCCGTCGGCGGTGGGTTACTGCTGCTGCCTGGTTTTATCAGTGACGTACTGGGGCTGATCTGCCTGTTGCCGTTCACCCGTAAGGTGCTGGTCAACACGTTGCGCAAGCGCGCTGAAGAGCAAGCGATCCGCCAGCGTGCGTTTGCCGATGACGTACGAGCCGCGGGTGGCCCGGAGCGTCCCGGTGCCGCACACCCCGGCAACCGTCAGCCTAACGTGATCGAAGGTGAGTTCGAACATCGCGATCGGTAA
- a CDS encoding HugZ family protein — protein sequence MSVNAAKHARELLLKEYRGVLSTHSKSMPGFPFGSVVPYCLDDQGRPLILISRIAQHTHNLQKDPKCSLLVGERGAEDVQAVGRITLLAEAEKLTGSAAIEAAAERYYRYFPESQSYHSAHDFDFWVLVPVRYRYIGGFGAIHWLDEVALANPFAGAAETAMVEHMNNDHATAIAHYVTLSGLPQTQPAQMVGIDSEGMHLRIGQGLYWLAFAHSCNTPKQVREALVQLAHAEKWPANEAQEA from the coding sequence ATGAGCGTTAATGCCGCTAAGCATGCCCGAGAATTGCTGCTCAAGGAATACCGGGGTGTGCTGTCCACTCACTCCAAATCCATGCCCGGCTTCCCGTTCGGCTCTGTGGTGCCTTATTGCCTGGATGATCAGGGCAGGCCACTGATCCTGATCAGCCGCATCGCCCAGCACACGCATAACCTGCAAAAGGACCCCAAGTGCTCGCTGCTGGTTGGAGAGCGCGGAGCTGAGGATGTACAGGCGGTGGGCCGTATCACCCTGCTGGCCGAGGCCGAGAAACTGACCGGCAGCGCTGCCATTGAAGCGGCTGCCGAGCGTTATTACCGGTATTTCCCCGAATCGCAGAGCTATCACAGTGCCCACGACTTTGACTTCTGGGTGCTGGTCCCGGTGCGATACCGTTATATCGGCGGTTTTGGCGCGATTCACTGGCTCGATGAGGTCGCCCTGGCCAATCCGTTTGCTGGCGCAGCGGAAACCGCAATGGTCGAACACATGAATAACGACCACGCTACCGCCATCGCCCATTACGTCACGCTGTCCGGTCTGCCGCAGACGCAGCCCGCACAGATGGTCGGTATCGACAGCGAAGGTATGCATTTACGCATAGGGCAGGGTCTATACTGGCTGGCTTTTGCTCACTCCTGTAACACTCCGAAACAAGTTCGCGAAGCCTTGGTCCAGCTGGCCCATGCTGAAAAATGGCCGGCGAATGAAGCCCAAGAGGCTTGA
- a CDS encoding SDR family oxidoreductase, producing the protein MHLKDKIIIITGGCQGLGRSMAEYLAAKGAKLALVDLNQEKLDQAVAACKALGVEARSYLCNVANEEQVTQMVAQVAEDFGAIHGLINNAGILRDGLLLRVKDGEMTKMSLAQWQAVIDVNLTGVFLCTREVAAKMIELKNQGAIINISSISRAGNVGQTNYSAAKAGVAAATVTWAKELARYGIRVAGIAPGFIETEMTLGMKPEALEKMTSGIPLKRMGKPEEIAHSAAYILENDYFSGRILELDGGLRI; encoded by the coding sequence ATGCATTTGAAAGACAAGATAATTATTATCACTGGCGGTTGCCAGGGTTTGGGCCGTTCGATGGCCGAATATCTCGCGGCCAAAGGCGCGAAGCTGGCCCTGGTGGACTTGAATCAGGAAAAGCTTGATCAAGCGGTTGCCGCTTGCAAGGCATTGGGCGTGGAAGCACGGTCTTACCTGTGCAACGTCGCTAACGAAGAACAAGTGACGCAGATGGTTGCTCAAGTTGCCGAGGACTTCGGCGCGATTCACGGCCTGATCAATAACGCAGGGATTCTTCGTGACGGCCTGCTGCTAAGGGTCAAGGACGGCGAGATGACCAAGATGTCCCTGGCGCAGTGGCAAGCGGTCATCGACGTCAATTTGACCGGCGTATTCTTGTGCACCCGTGAAGTGGCAGCAAAGATGATCGAACTGAAGAATCAGGGCGCGATCATCAATATCTCTTCGATCTCCCGCGCAGGCAATGTCGGTCAGACCAACTACTCGGCGGCCAAAGCCGGTGTCGCAGCCGCCACCGTGACCTGGGCCAAGGAACTGGCACGCTATGGCATCCGCGTCGCAGGCATTGCCCCTGGCTTCATCGAAACTGAAATGACCTTGGGCATGAAGCCTGAAGCGCTGGAAAAAATGACCTCAGGCATCCCGCTCAAGCGCATGGGCAAACCTGAAGAAATCGCCCATTCGGCAGCTTATATTCTGGAGAACGACTACTTCAGCGGTCGTATTCTGGAATTGGACGGCGGGTTGCGGATCTAG
- a CDS encoding DUF481 domain-containing protein, which produces MLSRTLLCIAIISTSIPVLADTVWLKNGDRLTGTIRVFDGGKLLLQTDYAGAIPLDWKQIKTLESDQKLLVKQDKYPGEIAKSLQPAEDGKVTLANGEAPKTVELASIQQIMKPKPVITDLVWKGSIDAALDFQRAEKNTDDYNIAFKTSARHGDWRHNAKGEYNRETQDGLISTDNWSAEYSIDRFFTEKWFWDGRVTYKRDDIENLTRQRTIGTGPGYQFWDDELGAFSLGSLLNRTDYEYADGQKANFYSAGMKWDYNRFLIGKRVEFFTNGELNKSLTGVANYSLDSEIGLRYKVTEWASLNLKAEKNLISGSSDGDLDKTRYTAGFGVTW; this is translated from the coding sequence ATGCTGTCTAGAACCTTGCTGTGCATTGCTATTATCAGCACCTCCATACCTGTACTCGCCGATACCGTCTGGTTGAAAAATGGTGATCGGCTGACGGGGACCATTAGAGTCTTCGATGGCGGTAAGTTGTTGCTCCAGACCGATTATGCCGGAGCGATCCCGCTGGACTGGAAACAGATCAAAACCCTGGAGAGTGATCAGAAGCTTCTGGTCAAACAGGACAAGTACCCCGGCGAAATCGCCAAGTCGTTGCAGCCGGCCGAGGATGGCAAGGTGACGCTGGCCAATGGTGAGGCGCCCAAGACTGTCGAGCTGGCCAGCATCCAGCAGATCATGAAACCCAAACCGGTGATTACGGATCTGGTCTGGAAAGGCAGCATCGATGCCGCGCTGGATTTTCAGCGTGCGGAAAAGAACACCGACGATTACAACATCGCCTTCAAGACTTCGGCGCGTCACGGCGATTGGCGGCATAACGCCAAAGGCGAGTACAACCGCGAAACTCAGGATGGCCTCATCAGTACCGATAACTGGAGCGCCGAGTACTCCATTGACCGTTTCTTCACCGAAAAATGGTTCTGGGATGGTCGTGTTACCTACAAACGCGACGATATAGAAAATTTGACCCGCCAACGTACAATCGGTACCGGTCCGGGCTATCAATTCTGGGATGACGAGCTGGGTGCATTCTCGCTGGGTTCGTTGCTTAACCGCACCGACTACGAATACGCGGACGGTCAGAAAGCCAATTTCTATTCCGCGGGCATGAAGTGGGATTACAACCGTTTCTTGATTGGCAAGAGGGTCGAGTTTTTCACCAATGGCGAATTGAACAAATCACTCACGGGCGTTGCCAATTACAGTCTGGACAGTGAGATTGGGCTGCGTTACAAAGTTACCGAATGGGCCTCGCTCAACCTGAAGGCTGAGAAAAACCTCATTAGCGGTTCTTCCGACGGGGATCTCGACAAGACCCGCTATACGGCTGGCTTTGGGGTGACGTGGTAA
- a CDS encoding MGMT family protein, with translation MTDHPPKQDDSAQLTPAEVRRRALYVTLHQIPEGKVVSYGQLAEFAGLGRAARWVGRTLSQLPQGTSLPWHRVLGAGGKLSLPVGTASGDEQRARLRAEGVIIKNNRVDIQCHGWRPIEHSG, from the coding sequence GTGACCGATCACCCGCCAAAACAGGACGACTCTGCTCAATTAACGCCGGCCGAAGTCCGGCGTAGAGCGCTCTACGTGACCCTCCATCAAATCCCGGAAGGCAAGGTCGTGAGCTATGGACAGCTGGCTGAATTTGCCGGACTGGGGCGTGCCGCACGCTGGGTTGGGCGCACGTTGAGCCAATTACCGCAGGGCACCTCCCTCCCCTGGCACCGGGTGCTGGGGGCGGGCGGTAAACTCAGTTTGCCGGTCGGAACCGCCTCAGGCGACGAACAACGTGCGCGTCTAAGGGCTGAAGGCGTCATCATCAAAAATAATCGAGTAGATATTCAGTGCCATGGCTGGCGCCCGATAGAGCACAGCGGTTAG
- a CDS encoding AmpG family muropeptide MFS transporter: MPRKSWRAALAAYASPSTLVLLLLGFAAGMPYMLVFSTLSVWLREAGVARETIGYASLIGLAYAFKWVWSPLLDQWRLPFLGKLGRRRSWLVLSQSLIVLGLIGMGFCDPQKHLSWLIAIAVLVAFSSATQDIAIDAYRLEIAEDSRQAALAASYMSGYRVAALLSTAGALYFAEGFGSTGFSYKHSAWAGTYILFGLLMLPALVTTMVMREPPVPLRTQLSAARYGFNHQLASVFVLIILLVSVPAMFTQLYYTDFASVLFNGTSWVTLLLEDRAFLRAILYITLTTLCLSSFGRRGLAPVLTPVNDFIRRYRWQAFLLLGLIATYRMSDTVMGVMANVFYIDLGFTKDQIASVSKLFGLVMTLLGAGFGGLLIVRFGILPILFIGGFASAATNLLFLMLADMGPNLRMLIVTISLDNFSAGMATSAFVAYLSSLTNLKFSATQYALLSSIMLLLPRLIGGYSGVMVERFGYHTFFLITAVLGLPTLVMIALQWAQEARRAKAVQVPEAIETSVSEQP, from the coding sequence ATGCCCCGTAAATCCTGGCGCGCCGCGCTCGCCGCTTATGCCAGCCCCTCGACGTTAGTGCTATTGCTGCTCGGATTCGCTGCGGGCATGCCTTATATGCTCGTGTTTTCCACGCTGTCGGTCTGGCTGCGCGAAGCGGGCGTCGCACGTGAAACCATCGGTTATGCCAGCCTCATCGGCCTGGCTTATGCCTTCAAGTGGGTCTGGTCACCCCTATTGGACCAATGGCGCCTGCCTTTTCTTGGCAAACTTGGCCGCCGACGATCATGGCTGGTGTTGTCTCAATCCCTGATAGTGCTTGGCTTGATCGGCATGGGTTTTTGCGACCCACAAAAACACCTGTCCTGGCTGATTGCTATTGCCGTGCTGGTTGCGTTCTCGTCTGCGACGCAAGACATCGCCATCGACGCCTATCGTCTGGAAATCGCTGAAGACAGCCGCCAGGCCGCCCTGGCAGCGAGCTACATGTCCGGGTACCGCGTTGCGGCTCTGCTTTCCACTGCGGGGGCGCTGTATTTTGCCGAAGGCTTCGGCTCGACTGGCTTCAGCTACAAACATTCGGCGTGGGCGGGCACTTACATTCTGTTCGGCCTTTTGATGCTGCCCGCACTGGTCACCACGATGGTCATGCGAGAGCCACCGGTACCGTTGCGCACCCAGCTGTCCGCAGCGCGCTATGGATTCAACCACCAGTTGGCGTCAGTCTTTGTGCTGATCATCTTGCTGGTTTCAGTACCCGCGATGTTCACCCAGCTGTACTACACGGACTTTGCCAGCGTGCTGTTCAACGGCACCAGCTGGGTCACTCTGCTGCTCGAAGACCGAGCGTTTCTACGCGCCATCCTGTACATCACACTGACCACCCTGTGCCTGTCATCCTTTGGTCGACGCGGGCTTGCACCCGTCCTGACTCCCGTTAACGACTTCATCAGGCGCTATCGCTGGCAGGCTTTTCTGCTGTTAGGTCTGATCGCAACCTATCGAATGTCAGACACGGTCATGGGTGTCATGGCTAACGTATTTTATATCGACCTGGGCTTCACCAAGGACCAGATTGCCAGCGTCAGCAAGCTCTTCGGCCTGGTCATGACCCTGTTGGGCGCGGGCTTTGGTGGGTTGTTGATCGTTCGTTTCGGCATTCTGCCGATCCTGTTCATCGGCGGCTTTGCCTCAGCGGCCACTAATCTGCTGTTTTTAATGCTCGCAGACATGGGCCCGAACCTGCGGATGCTCATAGTGACCATCTCCCTGGACAACTTCAGCGCAGGGATGGCTACGTCTGCTTTCGTCGCCTATCTGTCGAGCCTGACCAACCTCAAGTTCTCGGCGACACAATACGCGCTACTCAGCTCGATCATGCTCTTGTTGCCGCGCCTGATAGGTGGCTATTCCGGGGTAATGGTAGAAAGGTTTGGCTACCACACCTTCTTCCTGATCACCGCCGTGCTCGGGTTACCAACCCTGGTGATGATCGCCCTGCAATGGGCTCAGGAGGCACGACGGGCCAAAGCGGTGCAGGTGCCGGAAGCGATTGAAACATCGGTCAGCGAACAGCCTTAG
- a CDS encoding mechanosensitive ion channel family protein: MDLNAEVDHLVKVSQSWVPMFLQYGSRVLLAVVTLGIGWWLINKVTRKLGGLLALRNADLALQGFISNLANIVLKVLLIVSVASMIGVETTSFVAAIGAAGLAIGLALQGSLANFAGGVLILLFRPFRIGDWIEAQNISGTVDNILIFHTVLRTGDNKTVIVPNGILSNGIITNTNRQPTRKVVFDIGVEHDADLRQALQVLLEMAQDPRVLQDPAPQAVVTTLGENAITLSLRAWTKTGDYADVVAYFNIEARDRLKAANINIPAPQRMVRVVQESAAQ, translated from the coding sequence ATGGATTTGAATGCTGAAGTTGATCATTTGGTAAAGGTATCCCAGTCTTGGGTTCCCATGTTTCTGCAGTATGGCAGCCGAGTGTTGCTGGCCGTGGTTACTCTGGGTATCGGCTGGTGGCTGATCAACAAAGTGACGCGCAAACTGGGTGGGCTACTGGCGTTGCGCAATGCCGACCTGGCGTTACAGGGATTTATCAGCAACCTGGCCAACATCGTCCTCAAAGTGCTGCTGATCGTCAGCGTCGCGTCGATGATCGGTGTCGAAACGACCTCGTTCGTGGCCGCCATCGGTGCTGCGGGTCTGGCCATCGGTCTGGCGTTGCAGGGCAGTCTGGCGAACTTCGCTGGCGGTGTGCTGATTTTGCTGTTTCGCCCGTTCCGCATTGGTGATTGGATCGAAGCCCAAAACATCAGCGGCACGGTCGACAACATCCTGATCTTCCATACGGTTCTGCGCACGGGTGATAACAAGACCGTGATCGTGCCTAACGGCATCCTGTCCAATGGCATCATCACCAACACCAACCGTCAGCCAACTCGCAAGGTGGTCTTTGACATTGGTGTGGAGCATGACGCTGATCTGCGGCAAGCCCTGCAGGTGTTGCTGGAGATGGCTCAGGATCCTCGCGTGCTGCAGGATCCGGCGCCTCAGGCGGTGGTCACGACGTTGGGCGAGAATGCTATTACCCTGTCGCTGCGTGCATGGACCAAGACCGGCGACTATGCCGATGTCGTCGCTTATTTCAATATTGAAGCGCGGGATCGTTTGAAGGCCGCCAACATCAATATCCCTGCGCCACAGCGGATGGTTCGCGTGGTGCAGGAGTCGGCCGCACAATAA